In Campylobacter concisus, one DNA window encodes the following:
- a CDS encoding CopG family transcriptional regulator — protein sequence MKKLAFLALGFFATFAFAADMKVYKSPTCGCCTSWGEAMQKAGFSEEVIKVDDIAKVKKEFNVPLELSSCHTAIIDGYIIEGHVPADEVKHLLELKPKDVVGIAVPGMPMESQGMEQGSKAEQYDVILFKKDGSQEIFATYIGTKKLR from the coding sequence ATGAAGAAATTAGCATTTTTGGCTCTTGGCTTTTTTGCAACATTTGCGTTCGCGGCTGATATGAAGGTCTATAAAAGCCCAACTTGTGGATGTTGTACTAGTTGGGGTGAGGCGATGCAAAAGGCTGGATTTAGCGAAGAGGTCATAAAAGTAGATGATATAGCTAAAGTTAAGAAAGAATTTAATGTGCCGCTAGAGCTTTCAAGCTGCCATACGGCAATCATCGATGGATATATCATAGAAGGTCACGTTCCAGCTGATGAGGTAAAGCACCTACTAGAGCTCAAGCCAAAAGACGTAGTTGGTATCGCAGTACCTGGCATGCCGATGGAGAGCCAAGGTATGGAGCAAGGCAGTAAAGCCGAGCAATACGATGTTATTTTATTTAAAAAAGATGGCTCGCAAGAAATTTTTGCCACTTATATTGGCACAAAAAAACTAAGATAA
- a CDS encoding transporter: MSKKNFSSRWAFILACVGSAVGMANVWGFPYKLGTNGGAAFLLIYVFFIALFSYVGLSAEYAIGRRAKTGTLGSYKYAWQSRNLGVFGSIIGWLPLAGSLCIAIGYAVIIAYVLKALTQALTGSFMSVDTNVWFNSFALQDYSVLPYHFIIVVGTLLTLFFGAKSIEKTNQIMMPLFFVLFSILAINVAMLPNAFDGYKFLFIPDFSKLADPMVWVSAMGQAFFSLSITGSGMIVYGAYLSKDEDIVESAKTTAFFDTIAALVAALVMIPAVFAYAMDPAEGPKLLFVTLPKILQNMIGGQIFAIILFTAVIFGGITSLQNMFEVVAESLMHKFPFLSRFWTLTLLCAVCFGIGAFMEPISSWGPWMDFVSIYIIPIGAVIGAISWFWIIKKEEILDEINSGANKSYGNFWYFVGKFIYVPLTFLLCIIAVSKGISF; this comes from the coding sequence ATGAGCAAAAAGAATTTTTCATCGCGTTGGGCATTTATATTGGCCTGTGTTGGATCAGCAGTTGGCATGGCGAATGTCTGGGGCTTTCCTTATAAACTTGGCACAAATGGCGGTGCAGCGTTTTTACTCATCTATGTTTTTTTCATAGCTCTTTTTTCATATGTTGGTCTAAGTGCGGAGTATGCGATCGGTAGACGTGCAAAAACTGGTACGCTTGGATCATATAAATATGCTTGGCAAAGTAGAAATTTAGGCGTATTTGGCAGTATTATTGGCTGGCTTCCACTTGCTGGCTCACTTTGCATAGCTATTGGCTACGCAGTCATCATCGCTTACGTGCTAAAAGCCCTTACTCAGGCGCTTACTGGCTCATTTATGAGCGTTGATACGAACGTTTGGTTTAACTCATTTGCACTTCAAGATTACTCAGTCTTGCCTTATCATTTTATCATCGTTGTTGGCACGCTTCTTACACTATTTTTTGGGGCAAAAAGTATCGAAAAAACAAATCAAATAATGATGCCACTGTTTTTCGTATTGTTTAGCATTTTGGCTATAAATGTCGCGATGCTACCAAATGCATTTGATGGATATAAATTCCTTTTTATTCCTGACTTTAGTAAGCTTGCGGACCCGATGGTATGGGTTTCTGCGATGGGCCAAGCCTTTTTCTCGCTCTCTATCACAGGATCTGGCATGATAGTTTATGGGGCTTACCTTTCAAAAGATGAAGATATCGTTGAAAGTGCTAAAACTACGGCTTTTTTTGATACTATCGCAGCTCTTGTGGCCGCTCTTGTTATGATCCCAGCGGTCTTTGCCTATGCTATGGATCCAGCCGAAGGTCCAAAGCTACTTTTTGTAACGCTTCCAAAAATTTTACAAAATATGATCGGTGGACAAATTTTTGCCATTATTTTATTTACAGCTGTTATCTTTGGTGGCATCACCTCGCTTCAAAACATGTTTGAAGTAGTCGCCGAGTCACTAATGCATAAATTTCCGTTTCTTAGTAGATTTTGGACACTCACGCTACTTTGTGCAGTTTGCTTTGGCATAGGAGCATTTATGGAGCCTATTAGCAGTTGGGGACCTTGGATGGACTTTGTGTCGATCTATATTATTCCAATCGGCGCGGTAATCGGTGCTATTTCTTGGTTTTGGATTATTAAAAAAGAAGAAATTTTAGACGAGATAAACTCTGGAGCAAATAAATCTTATGGTAATTTCTGGTATTTTGTAGGCAAATTTATCTACGTTCCGCTAACATTTTTACTTTGTATCATAGCCGTAAGTAAGGGAATTTCTTTTTAA